A region from the Takifugu rubripes chromosome 22, fTakRub1.2, whole genome shotgun sequence genome encodes:
- the depdc5 gene encoding GATOR complex protein DEPDC5 isoform X3, with protein MRTNKSYKLVLHKKGFGGSDDELVVNPKVFPQVCLRDIIEIAHPTDEYSPLLLQVKNLKEDLQKETISVDQTVAQAFKLRAYQDVIVNVINPKDVTLDLVELTFKDQYIGRGDMWRLKKCLVSTCAYVTQKVEFAGIRAQASELWLKGEKVTCGYISEDTRVVFRSTSAMVYIFIQMSSEMWDFDIYGDLYFEKAVNGFLSDLFAKWKEKNCSHEVTVVLFSRTFYNAKTVDEFPEVLRGSIRQDQECRFFEDFYRVVAQNERRDEWMSLLVSIKKLFVKYPLLVRLEETDGGPVGYNSTAAQGNYLEAINLSFNVFDKHYINRNFDRTGQMSVVITPGVGVFEVDRQLMILTKQRMIDNGIGVDLVCMGEQPLHAVPLFKLHNRMMGVDSHVGDDYHLPHWINHSFYTSKSQTSCSSFTPRITVAGLKLTTEKSRFNKDHTLCSPKDTESSLPIQVDYDAHDIQVFRLPGPSRFKRTPNFRLGRDKEIGGRKSLGSLEVTACIGVSPPVRFEGPEEHKSVTSNDSLGSVSNVLLIPRLPSAQYEVSSSLGYTSTREMLEKMESQRDSSAPGRFTVGSAESPRHIRPGCYTPQRALINPFTPSRMPMKLTSNRRRWMHTFPIGPSGEAIQIHHQMRQNMADLQGQQTNPAHSSAELLELVCPEATGRKTLSGQVGETGLYVGGLMEELTANPESNGGLPTHCASLFDDCPLSSADPTLLLFAPLTVPSFCCTVGVDWKSLTTPACLPLTTDYFPDRQTLQNDYTEGCYDLLPHSDLDRREEEATVRTASEVFEEFICQRLMQGYQIIVQTHNRKPQPSVSTPLGSSPLYSRGLVSLRRAEEKENVYWLSMGRTFHKVCLKDKIISVTRYLPKYPCETAQIQYSYSLCPSHSEGQFVSCWVEFGHERLEEYKWNYLDQYICSAGSEDFSLIDSLKFWRTRFLLLPAGGARRMADGEGHWDIYGEAVGTAMGGSGDWVLLDNFIRFLEGLNRIRRRHRSDRIIRQKGTPMKGLQVAGTLPSYSSEHMAPPQGKKGTSALSVLLEMEQKTLDEQQGTKPSTAVADPSGIATNLMYLDSPRKLPVEASEAADRGLQPTVAPGAAVQPVGELASCSNTGDTSGNSAVQSLSLSSSPTLMEILEAIKHPMTGVQLLPEQRGLPLNCFFSAEVVHWLINNVEGVTTQGIAVDIMQKMLDEGLVAHASGDMMRTFIYGFYCYRIVGEKDGSNSQPPSTTAGGWPAAALEDFALFQGKWFEVAFVVEEQLHCDLPVFLLPWLPSRPSSYASRHSSFSRSFGGRSQAAALLAATVPEQKMVTLDVDVNNRSDRMEWCSCYYHGNFFLNTAFEIKLHWMAVTAAVLFEMVQGWHRKAASCGFLLIPALEFPFALTSSLYGDPLRAQHFISLNIHCLLKNGSDNLFEGFEPETYWDRMQFFQEAILYRFGFVHDKFSVSTFSFPSENKPQYIHITGTVFLQLPYFKRKHSSGQQRRRRNSTTSNNQGLFGGEECVGYYWAYNTMLTKSWRAGVLGDEKLADRLLRDFSDFCANKDNRLLNFWDSCQEKMNTSTP; from the exons ATGAGAACAAATAAGTCCTATAAACTTGTTTTACACAAGAAAGGCTTTGGTGGCAGCG ATGACGAACTGGTTGTGAACCCCAAGGTTTTTCCTCAAGTATGTCTGCGGGATATAATTGAGATAGCCCACCCCACTGATGAATATAG CCCTCTCCTACTTCAAGTCAAAAACCTTAAAGAAGACCTTCAGAAAG AGACAATCAGTGTTGACCAGACTGTAGCACAAGCCTTCAAACTACGGGCTTACCAGGATGTCATTGTCAACGTTATCAATCCAAAG GATGTAACACTAGACCTGGTGGAACTGACGTTCAAAGATCAATACATTGGCAGAGGAGACATGTGGAGATTAAAAAAGTGTTTG GTAAGCACCTGTGCTTATGTGACACAGAAGGTGGAATTTGCAGGAATCAG AGCCCAGGCCAGTGAACTGTGGTTAAAGGGTGAAAAAGTGACCTGTGGGTACATCAGTGAGGACACCCGG GTGGTGTTTCGCTCCACATCTGCCATGGTTTACATCTTTATCCAGATGAGTAGTGAGATGTGGGACTTTGATATTTATG GTGATCTCTACTTTGAGAAAGCTGTGAATGGATTCCTCTCTGATCTTTTTGCCAAATGGAAG GAAAAGAATTGCAGCCATGAGGTGACAGTTGTTCTTTTCTCACGTACATTCTACAATGCCAAAACAGTTG ATGAATTTCCTGAAGTTCTCAGAGGGTCAATTAGGCAGGACCAGGAATGCCGTTTTTTTGAAGACTTTTACAG GGTTGTTGCTCAGAATGAGAGGCGTGATGAGTGGATGTCATTGCTGGTCTCTATAAAGAAGCTTTTTGTTAAGTATCCATTGCTGGTGCGGCTTGAAGAAACAG ATGGTGGCCCGGTTGGTTATAACTCTACTGCAGCTCAAGGAAACTATCTGGAAGCCATTAATCTTTCCTTCAATG TGTTTGACAAGCATTACATCAACCGTAACTTTGACCGCACTGGCCAGATGTCGGTGGTCATCACACCTGGGGTTGGAGTGTTTGAAGTTGACCGCCAGCTCATGATTCTTACCAAACAGCGTATGATTGATAATG GTATCGGGGTGGACTTGGTGTGTATGGGGGAACAGCCTCTACATGCAGTACCATTATTCAAG CTGCACAACAGGATGATGGGTGTGGACTCTCATGTAGGAGATGATTATCACCTTCCTCACTGGATCAACCACAG CTTCTATACCTCCAAAAGTCAAACCTCTTGTAGCTCCTTCACCCCTCGAATCACAGTGGCTGGACTCAAG CTCACTACAGAGAAGTCCAGATTCAACAAGGACCACA CTCTCTGTTCTCCAAAGGACACTGAAAGCAGTCTGCCTATACAGGTGGACTACGATGCCCATGATATCCAGGTGTTCAGATTACCTGGTCCATCACGATTTAAGAGGACTCCTAATTTTAG GTTAGGGCGAGACAAAGAGATAGGTGGAAGAAAAAGTTTGGGCTCCCTGGAAGTGACTGCATGCATAGGGGTATCCCCCCCTGTTCGGTTTGAAGGTCCTGAAGAGCATAAAAGTGTAACATCAAATGATAGTTTAGGCTCCGTGTCCAATGTGCTGCTCATTCCCCGTCTACCTTCAGCCCAGTATGAAGTTAGCAGTTCCTTGGGATACACGAGCACCAGAG AAATGTTAGAGAAGATGGAGTCACAGAGGGACTCCAGTGCACCAGGAAGATTTACAGTGGGGAGTGCTGAGTCCCCAAGGCACATCCGTCCTGGATGCTACACCCCCCAAAGAGCACTCATCAATCCTTTCACCCCATCAAGGATGCCTATGAAGCTAACCTCCAACCGCCGGCGTTGGATGCACACCTTCCCCATAG GTCCCTCTGGAGAGGCAATTCAAATCCATCATCAGATGAGACAGAACATGGCTGACCTGCAAGGCCAACAGACAAATCCTGCACATAGCTCAGCTGAGCTGTTGGAACTCGTCTGTCCTGAGGCCACTGGAAG AAAAACACTCTCAGGACAAGTGGGAGAAACTGGCCTTTATGTTGGGGGATTGATGGAAGAATTGACTGCAAATCCAGAGAGTAATGGTG GACTTCCAACCCACTGTGCCTCCTTATTTGATGACTGTCCCCTCAGCAGTGCTGACCCAA CCCTCCTGCTGTTTGCACCCTTGACAGTGCCCAGCTTTTGTTGTACAGTGGGGGTGGATTGGAAGTCTTTGACGACACCAGCTTGTCTGCCCCTCACCACGGACTATTTTCCAGATCGCCAAACCCTTCAGAATGATTATACTGAAGGCTGCTATGACCTGCTACCACACAGTGACCTGGACAG gCGGGAAGAAGAAGCAACTGTAAGAACAGCTTCCGAAGTGTTTGAGGAGTTTATCTGTCAGAGACTGATGCAGGGGTATCAAATCATTGTTCAGACTCATAACAGGAAGCCTCAGCCATCTGTGTCCACACCTCTTGGCAGCAGCCCTCTTTACTCCAGAG GCTTGGTTTCCCTGCGTCgagcagaagagaaggagaatgTTTATTGGCTCAGCATGGGCCGTACCTTCCATAAAGTTTGCCTCAAAGACAAAATAATCAGTGTAACTCGCTATTTGCCAAA GTACCCGTGTGAGACTGCTCAGATCCAGTACAGTTACAGCCTTTGTCCATCACACTCAGAGGGTCAATTTGTGTCCTGTTGGGTGGAGTTTGGTCACGAACGGCTGGAAGAATACAAGTGGAACTATCTGGACCAGTACATCTGCTCTGCTGGGTCTGAGGACTTTAG TTTGATAGACTCTCTAAAGTTTTGGAGGACTCGGTTCTTGCTTCTGCCTGCTGGGGGAGCAAGGCGAATGGCAGATGGTGAAGGGCACTGGGATATTTATGGAGAGGCAGTGGGTACTGCAATGGGCGGATCTGGGGACTGGGTCTTGCTGGACAACTTCATCCGCTTCCTGGAGGGCCTGAACCGCATTCGTCGCCGACATCGCTCGGACAGGATCATTAGA CAAAAGGGGACACCAATGAAAGGCCTGCAGGTTGCTGGTACTCTCCCTTCTTATTCTTCTGAACACATGGCTCCTCCTCAAGGCAAAAAGGGCACATCTGCATTATCAGTCTTACTGGAGATGGAGCAGAA GACACTGGATGAACAGCAGGGAACAAAGCCCTCAACAGCTGTTGCTGACCCCTCTGGTATTGCAACAAATCTCATGTATCTGGACAGTCCTCGCAAG TTGCCTGTTGAAGCCAGTGAAGCGGCGGACAGAGGACTCCAGCCAACAGTTGCACCTGGAGCAGCAGTCCAGCCTGTAGGAGAGCTTGCATCTTGTAGCAACACAGGAGACACCAG TGGAAATTCTGCAGTGCAGTCGCTTTCTTTGTCATCATCCCCAACACTCATGGAGATCCTGGAGGCTATAAAACATCCAAT GACAGGTGTACAACTCCTTCCAGAGCAAAGAGGCCTGCCTCTCAATTGCTTTTTTAGTGCGGAGGTGGTTCACTGGCTGATTAACAACGTGGAAGGGGTAACGACACAAGGCATAGCTGTAGATATCATGCAG AAAATGTTGGATGAAGGTTTGGTGGCCCATGCTTCTGGAGACATGATGCGTACCTTCATTTATGGATTCTACTGCTACAGGATTGTTGGAGAGAAGGATG gttcAAATTCCCAGCCTCCTTCCACAACAGCAGGGGGCtggcctgcagcagctctggaggactTTGCCCTGTTCCAGGGAAAGTGGTTTGAGGTGGCCTTTGTGGTGGAAGAGCAGCTCCATTGCGATCTCCCAGTTTTTCTCCTGCCCTGGCTCCCCAGCAGGCCGTCCTCCTATGCAAGTAGGCATAGCTCATTCAGCCGCAGTTTTGGAGGACGCAGTCAGGCCGCTGCATTGCTAG CTGCCACTGTTCCAGAGCAGAAAATGGTCACTCTGGATGTGGATGTGAACAATCGCAGTGACCGGATGGAGTGGTGCAGCTGTTATTACCATGGCAACTTCTTCCTCAACACTGCCTTTGAGATCAAGCTTCACTGGATGGCTGTCACTGCTGCAGTACTCTTTGAGATG GTTCAGGGCTGGCACAGGAAAGCAGCATCATGTGGCTTCCTCTTGATCCCTGCACTGGAGTTTCCTTTTGCACTAACCTCCTCCCTGTATGGAGATCCCCTCAGAGCCCAGCACTTCATTTCTCTGAACATCCACTGCCTTCTAAAGAATGGCAGTGACAATCTGTTTGAAG GCTTTGAACCAGAGACCTACTGGGATAGGATGCAGTTCTTTCAGGAGGCCATACTTTACAG GTTTGGATTTGTGCATGACAAATTTTCAGTTTCAACCTTTAGTTTCCCTTCGGAGAATAAGCCCCAGTACATCCACATAACAG GTACCGTCTTCTTGCAGCTGCCATACTTCAAGAGGAAGCATTCAAGTGGGCAGCAACGTCGACGCCGGAACTCTACCACTTCGAACAACCAGGGGCTGTTTGGTGGGGAGGAGTGTGTTGGCTACTATTGGGCCTACAACACTATGCTGACCAAGTCCTGGAGGGCAGGCGTGCTTGGGGATGAGAAGCTCGCCGACCGCCTCCTCAGAGACTTCAGCGACTTCTGTGCCAACAAAGACAACAGACTGTTAAACTTCTGGGACAGCTGTCAGGAGAAAATGAACACCAGCACTCCCTGA
- the depdc5 gene encoding GATOR complex protein DEPDC5 isoform X1 — MRTNKSYKLVLHKKGFGGSDDELVVNPKVFPQVCLRDIIEIAHPTDEYSPLLLQVKNLKEDLQKETISVDQTVAQAFKLRAYQDVIVNVINPKDVTLDLVELTFKDQYIGRGDMWRLKKCLVSTCAYVTQKVEFAGIRAQASELWLKGEKVTCGYISEDTRVVFRSTSAMVYIFIQMSSEMWDFDIYGDLYFEKAVNGFLSDLFAKWKEKNCSHEVTVVLFSRTFYNAKTVDEFPEVLRGSIRQDQECRFFEDFYRVVAQNERRDEWMSLLVSIKKLFVKYPLLVRLEETDGGPVGYNSTAAQGNYLEAINLSFNVFDKHYINRNFDRTGQMSVVITPGVGVFEVDRQLMILTKQRMIDNGIGVDLVCMGEQPLHAVPLFKLHNRMMGVDSHVGDDYHLPHWINHSFYTSKSQTSCSSFTPRITVAGLKLTTEKSRFNKDHTLCSPKDTESSLPIQVDYDAHDIQVFRLPGPSRFKRTPNFRLGRDKEIGGRKSLGSLEVTACIGVSPPVRFEGPEEHKSVTSNDSLGSVSNVLLIPRLPSAQYEVSSSLGYTSTREMLEKMESQRDSSAPGRFTVGSAESPRHIRPGCYTPQRALINPFTPSRMPMKLTSNRRRWMHTFPIGPSGEAIQIHHQMRQNMADLQGQQTNPAHSSAELLELVCPEATGRKTLSGQVGETGLYVGGLMEELTANPESNGGLPTHCASLFDDCPLSSADPTLLLFAPLTVPSFCCTVGVDWKSLTTPACLPLTTDYFPDRQTLQNDYTEGCYDLLPHSDLDRREEEATVRTASEVFEEFICQRLMQGYQIIVQTHNRKPQPSVSTPLGSSPLYSRGLVSLRRAEEKENVYWLSMGRTFHKVCLKDKIISVTRYLPKYPCETAQIQYSYSLCPSHSEGQFVSCWVEFGHERLEEYKWNYLDQYICSAGSEDFSLIDSLKFWRTRFLLLPAGGARRMADGEGHWDIYGEAVGTAMGGSGDWVLLDNFIRFLEGLNRIRRRHRSDRIIRQKGTPMKGLQVAGTLPSYSSEHMAPPQGKKGTSALSVLLEMEQKTLDEQQGTKPSTAVADPSGIATNLMYLDSPRKDGGFILEFIRSPHSSNTYHSQLPVEASEAADRGLQPTVAPGAAVQPVGELASCSNTGDTSGNSAVQSLSLSSSPTLMEILEAIKHPMTGVQLLPEQRGLPLNCFFSAEVVHWLINNVEGVTTQGIAVDIMQKMLDEGLVAHASGDMMRTFIYGFYCYRIVGEKDGSNSQPPSTTAGGWPAAALEDFALFQGKWFEVAFVVEEQLHCDLPVFLLPWLPSRPSSYASRHSSFSRSFGGRSQAAALLAATVPEQKMVTLDVDVNNRSDRMEWCSCYYHGNFFLNTAFEIKLHWMAVTAAVLFEMVQGWHRKAASCGFLLIPALEFPFALTSSLYGDPLRAQHFISLNIHCLLKNGSDNLFEGFEPETYWDRMQFFQEAILYRFGFVHDKFSVSTFSFPSENKPQYIHITGTVFLQLPYFKRKHSSGQQRRRRNSTTSNNQGLFGGEECVGYYWAYNTMLTKSWRAGVLGDEKLADRLLRDFSDFCANKDNRLLNFWDSCQEKMNTSTP, encoded by the exons ATGAGAACAAATAAGTCCTATAAACTTGTTTTACACAAGAAAGGCTTTGGTGGCAGCG ATGACGAACTGGTTGTGAACCCCAAGGTTTTTCCTCAAGTATGTCTGCGGGATATAATTGAGATAGCCCACCCCACTGATGAATATAG CCCTCTCCTACTTCAAGTCAAAAACCTTAAAGAAGACCTTCAGAAAG AGACAATCAGTGTTGACCAGACTGTAGCACAAGCCTTCAAACTACGGGCTTACCAGGATGTCATTGTCAACGTTATCAATCCAAAG GATGTAACACTAGACCTGGTGGAACTGACGTTCAAAGATCAATACATTGGCAGAGGAGACATGTGGAGATTAAAAAAGTGTTTG GTAAGCACCTGTGCTTATGTGACACAGAAGGTGGAATTTGCAGGAATCAG AGCCCAGGCCAGTGAACTGTGGTTAAAGGGTGAAAAAGTGACCTGTGGGTACATCAGTGAGGACACCCGG GTGGTGTTTCGCTCCACATCTGCCATGGTTTACATCTTTATCCAGATGAGTAGTGAGATGTGGGACTTTGATATTTATG GTGATCTCTACTTTGAGAAAGCTGTGAATGGATTCCTCTCTGATCTTTTTGCCAAATGGAAG GAAAAGAATTGCAGCCATGAGGTGACAGTTGTTCTTTTCTCACGTACATTCTACAATGCCAAAACAGTTG ATGAATTTCCTGAAGTTCTCAGAGGGTCAATTAGGCAGGACCAGGAATGCCGTTTTTTTGAAGACTTTTACAG GGTTGTTGCTCAGAATGAGAGGCGTGATGAGTGGATGTCATTGCTGGTCTCTATAAAGAAGCTTTTTGTTAAGTATCCATTGCTGGTGCGGCTTGAAGAAACAG ATGGTGGCCCGGTTGGTTATAACTCTACTGCAGCTCAAGGAAACTATCTGGAAGCCATTAATCTTTCCTTCAATG TGTTTGACAAGCATTACATCAACCGTAACTTTGACCGCACTGGCCAGATGTCGGTGGTCATCACACCTGGGGTTGGAGTGTTTGAAGTTGACCGCCAGCTCATGATTCTTACCAAACAGCGTATGATTGATAATG GTATCGGGGTGGACTTGGTGTGTATGGGGGAACAGCCTCTACATGCAGTACCATTATTCAAG CTGCACAACAGGATGATGGGTGTGGACTCTCATGTAGGAGATGATTATCACCTTCCTCACTGGATCAACCACAG CTTCTATACCTCCAAAAGTCAAACCTCTTGTAGCTCCTTCACCCCTCGAATCACAGTGGCTGGACTCAAG CTCACTACAGAGAAGTCCAGATTCAACAAGGACCACA CTCTCTGTTCTCCAAAGGACACTGAAAGCAGTCTGCCTATACAGGTGGACTACGATGCCCATGATATCCAGGTGTTCAGATTACCTGGTCCATCACGATTTAAGAGGACTCCTAATTTTAG GTTAGGGCGAGACAAAGAGATAGGTGGAAGAAAAAGTTTGGGCTCCCTGGAAGTGACTGCATGCATAGGGGTATCCCCCCCTGTTCGGTTTGAAGGTCCTGAAGAGCATAAAAGTGTAACATCAAATGATAGTTTAGGCTCCGTGTCCAATGTGCTGCTCATTCCCCGTCTACCTTCAGCCCAGTATGAAGTTAGCAGTTCCTTGGGATACACGAGCACCAGAG AAATGTTAGAGAAGATGGAGTCACAGAGGGACTCCAGTGCACCAGGAAGATTTACAGTGGGGAGTGCTGAGTCCCCAAGGCACATCCGTCCTGGATGCTACACCCCCCAAAGAGCACTCATCAATCCTTTCACCCCATCAAGGATGCCTATGAAGCTAACCTCCAACCGCCGGCGTTGGATGCACACCTTCCCCATAG GTCCCTCTGGAGAGGCAATTCAAATCCATCATCAGATGAGACAGAACATGGCTGACCTGCAAGGCCAACAGACAAATCCTGCACATAGCTCAGCTGAGCTGTTGGAACTCGTCTGTCCTGAGGCCACTGGAAG AAAAACACTCTCAGGACAAGTGGGAGAAACTGGCCTTTATGTTGGGGGATTGATGGAAGAATTGACTGCAAATCCAGAGAGTAATGGTG GACTTCCAACCCACTGTGCCTCCTTATTTGATGACTGTCCCCTCAGCAGTGCTGACCCAA CCCTCCTGCTGTTTGCACCCTTGACAGTGCCCAGCTTTTGTTGTACAGTGGGGGTGGATTGGAAGTCTTTGACGACACCAGCTTGTCTGCCCCTCACCACGGACTATTTTCCAGATCGCCAAACCCTTCAGAATGATTATACTGAAGGCTGCTATGACCTGCTACCACACAGTGACCTGGACAG gCGGGAAGAAGAAGCAACTGTAAGAACAGCTTCCGAAGTGTTTGAGGAGTTTATCTGTCAGAGACTGATGCAGGGGTATCAAATCATTGTTCAGACTCATAACAGGAAGCCTCAGCCATCTGTGTCCACACCTCTTGGCAGCAGCCCTCTTTACTCCAGAG GCTTGGTTTCCCTGCGTCgagcagaagagaaggagaatgTTTATTGGCTCAGCATGGGCCGTACCTTCCATAAAGTTTGCCTCAAAGACAAAATAATCAGTGTAACTCGCTATTTGCCAAA GTACCCGTGTGAGACTGCTCAGATCCAGTACAGTTACAGCCTTTGTCCATCACACTCAGAGGGTCAATTTGTGTCCTGTTGGGTGGAGTTTGGTCACGAACGGCTGGAAGAATACAAGTGGAACTATCTGGACCAGTACATCTGCTCTGCTGGGTCTGAGGACTTTAG TTTGATAGACTCTCTAAAGTTTTGGAGGACTCGGTTCTTGCTTCTGCCTGCTGGGGGAGCAAGGCGAATGGCAGATGGTGAAGGGCACTGGGATATTTATGGAGAGGCAGTGGGTACTGCAATGGGCGGATCTGGGGACTGGGTCTTGCTGGACAACTTCATCCGCTTCCTGGAGGGCCTGAACCGCATTCGTCGCCGACATCGCTCGGACAGGATCATTAGA CAAAAGGGGACACCAATGAAAGGCCTGCAGGTTGCTGGTACTCTCCCTTCTTATTCTTCTGAACACATGGCTCCTCCTCAAGGCAAAAAGGGCACATCTGCATTATCAGTCTTACTGGAGATGGAGCAGAA GACACTGGATGAACAGCAGGGAACAAAGCCCTCAACAGCTGTTGCTGACCCCTCTGGTATTGCAACAAATCTCATGTATCTGGACAGTCCTCGCAAG GATGGTGGCTTCATTTTGGAATTTATTCGTAGCCCTCATTCTTCCAACACCTATCACTCTCAG TTGCCTGTTGAAGCCAGTGAAGCGGCGGACAGAGGACTCCAGCCAACAGTTGCACCTGGAGCAGCAGTCCAGCCTGTAGGAGAGCTTGCATCTTGTAGCAACACAGGAGACACCAG TGGAAATTCTGCAGTGCAGTCGCTTTCTTTGTCATCATCCCCAACACTCATGGAGATCCTGGAGGCTATAAAACATCCAAT GACAGGTGTACAACTCCTTCCAGAGCAAAGAGGCCTGCCTCTCAATTGCTTTTTTAGTGCGGAGGTGGTTCACTGGCTGATTAACAACGTGGAAGGGGTAACGACACAAGGCATAGCTGTAGATATCATGCAG AAAATGTTGGATGAAGGTTTGGTGGCCCATGCTTCTGGAGACATGATGCGTACCTTCATTTATGGATTCTACTGCTACAGGATTGTTGGAGAGAAGGATG gttcAAATTCCCAGCCTCCTTCCACAACAGCAGGGGGCtggcctgcagcagctctggaggactTTGCCCTGTTCCAGGGAAAGTGGTTTGAGGTGGCCTTTGTGGTGGAAGAGCAGCTCCATTGCGATCTCCCAGTTTTTCTCCTGCCCTGGCTCCCCAGCAGGCCGTCCTCCTATGCAAGTAGGCATAGCTCATTCAGCCGCAGTTTTGGAGGACGCAGTCAGGCCGCTGCATTGCTAG CTGCCACTGTTCCAGAGCAGAAAATGGTCACTCTGGATGTGGATGTGAACAATCGCAGTGACCGGATGGAGTGGTGCAGCTGTTATTACCATGGCAACTTCTTCCTCAACACTGCCTTTGAGATCAAGCTTCACTGGATGGCTGTCACTGCTGCAGTACTCTTTGAGATG GTTCAGGGCTGGCACAGGAAAGCAGCATCATGTGGCTTCCTCTTGATCCCTGCACTGGAGTTTCCTTTTGCACTAACCTCCTCCCTGTATGGAGATCCCCTCAGAGCCCAGCACTTCATTTCTCTGAACATCCACTGCCTTCTAAAGAATGGCAGTGACAATCTGTTTGAAG GCTTTGAACCAGAGACCTACTGGGATAGGATGCAGTTCTTTCAGGAGGCCATACTTTACAG GTTTGGATTTGTGCATGACAAATTTTCAGTTTCAACCTTTAGTTTCCCTTCGGAGAATAAGCCCCAGTACATCCACATAACAG GTACCGTCTTCTTGCAGCTGCCATACTTCAAGAGGAAGCATTCAAGTGGGCAGCAACGTCGACGCCGGAACTCTACCACTTCGAACAACCAGGGGCTGTTTGGTGGGGAGGAGTGTGTTGGCTACTATTGGGCCTACAACACTATGCTGACCAAGTCCTGGAGGGCAGGCGTGCTTGGGGATGAGAAGCTCGCCGACCGCCTCCTCAGAGACTTCAGCGACTTCTGTGCCAACAAAGACAACAGACTGTTAAACTTCTGGGACAGCTGTCAGGAGAAAATGAACACCAGCACTCCCTGA